One window of Leptodactylus fuscus isolate aLepFus1 unplaced genomic scaffold, aLepFus1.hap2 HAP2_SCAFFOLD_681, whole genome shotgun sequence genomic DNA carries:
- the PRR19 gene encoding proline-rich protein 19, translated as MSPDTFFLPLSQVMSDSLSHPGPAPSAAPNSGVSSLTGHLMKIPNTNKALRIQRRKTKKERNTSRFVSHTEVFKKRLLRGVLGRRGALGGMVCQTGLKDVFNPRPVFITENRLTQHQGIFNHKVKSIDVGRLVGQTAEVGPPNTGTAPCTVGSIRDTPQSQRSLSLELIPTTQSKTQDLLSHQKEPSPEIPEAAGKCQPCPQSRDRPPSEISTSPFSNDPAPILETAESLVAILHTLSLFPGRNLMNETQQALLKKMRCLRDTTPTPCATPAQRIPGYKTPGSSAKYEERR; from the coding sequence ATGAGTCCTGACACTTTTTTCCTCCCGTTGTCACAGGTGATGTCTGACTCGCTGTCTCACCCGGGCCCGGCCCCCTCTGCGGCCCCCAACTCCGGGGTCTCCTCCCTAACAGGACACCTGATGAAGATCCCCAACACTAACAAAGCCTTAAGAATCCAGAGGCGGAAAACGAAGAAAGAACGGAACACCTCAAGATTTGTATCCCATACCGAGGTCTTCAAGAAGAGGCTGCTGCGGGGAGTCCTGGGGAGGCGGGGCGCGCTGGGCGGGATGGTCTGCCAGACGGGACTCAAAGACGTCTTTAACCCAAGGCCGGTGTTCATAACGGAGAATCGTCTGACCCAGCACCAAGGGATCTTCAATCACAAGGTCAAGTCCATTGATGTTGGGAGACTCGTAGGCCAGACGGCTGAGGTGGGCCCCCCAAATACTGGCACCGCCCCCTGCACAGTGGGGTCCATCAGAGACACCCCACAGAGTCAGAGGAGCCTCAGCCTGGAACTTATCCCAACCACACAATCAAAAACTCAAGATCTACTTTCCCATCAGAAGGAGCCTTCACCGGAAATCCCAGAGGCCGCCGGCAAGTGCCAGCCCTGCCCCCAGAGCCGCGACCGGCCACCCAGCGAAATATCAACGTCCCCTTTTAGTAATGATCCCGCACCCATTCTGGAGACAGCGGAGAGCTTGGTCGCCATACTGCACACACTCTCGCTGTTCCCCGGCCGCAACCTCATGAATGAAACCCAACAGGCGTTACTCAAGAAAATGAGATGCCTACGTGATACAACCCCGACGCCATGTGCCACTCCTGCCCAGAGAATCCCGGGATACAAGACACCAG